One genomic region from Mycobacterium basiliense encodes:
- a CDS encoding nitroreductase family deazaflavin-dependent oxidoreductase, translating into MGNLNLFEQYVGVPILRLHDKIYQKTNGRIGHRIPGVPPSLLLHTVGAKTGQQRTTSLTYARDGDSYLIVASNGGDERYPGWYHNLRKRPECEINVGPQRFPVTARRVTPDDSDYPRMWQLVNKNNANRYTNYQSRTSRPIPIFALTPAP; encoded by the coding sequence ATGGGCAATCTCAATTTGTTCGAGCAATACGTGGGCGTGCCGATCTTGCGCCTGCACGACAAGATCTACCAGAAGACCAACGGCCGAATCGGACACCGGATACCCGGTGTGCCGCCCAGCCTGCTGTTACACACGGTTGGCGCCAAGACCGGGCAGCAGCGCACCACGTCGCTAACATACGCGCGTGACGGCGACTCGTATCTGATCGTCGCGTCCAACGGCGGTGACGAGCGCTACCCGGGCTGGTACCACAATCTGCGCAAGCGTCCGGAATGCGAAATCAACGTCGGTCCCCAACGATTCCCGGTAACCGCACGACGGGTCACCCCGGATGATTCGGACTACCCGCGGATGTGGCAGTTGGTGAACAAGAACAACGCGAACCGCTACACCAACTACCAGAGTCGGACCTCACGGCCCATCCCCATCTTTGCGCTGACACCGGCGCCATAA
- a CDS encoding amidase, with product MDHSDLAFAGAAAQARMLADGELSVPVLLEVYLERIERLDSELRAYRVVRYDSAREEAAIAQQRLDAGERLPLLGVPIAIKDDVDVAGEVTTYGSGGHGPAASSDAELVRRLRTAGAVIIGKTNTPELMMMPYTESLTFGATRNPWNPSRTPGGSSGGSAAAVAAGLAPAAFGSDGGGSIRIPSTWCGLFGLKPQRARISLEPHDDAWHGLSVNGPIARSVMDAALLLDATAGEGPGGGSAGGFVDAAAHEPRRLRIALSTRNPTPFPVRVGAAELAAVEQAGALLRDLGHDVILRDPEYPVSLYANYLPRYLRGISDDADALAHPERLEARTRGIARMGSFFSDRRMAALRAAEVGLSKRIQSIFDEVDVLVTPGTATGPSRIGAYQRRGAISTLLLVGQRVPFFQVWNLTGQPAAVVPWDFDGHAMPMSVQLVGRPYDEATLLSLSAQIEAARPWAHRRPPVS from the coding sequence GTGGACCATAGCGATCTCGCCTTCGCCGGCGCGGCCGCGCAGGCGCGTATGTTGGCCGACGGCGAACTGTCCGTTCCGGTGCTCCTCGAGGTCTATCTGGAACGAATCGAGCGGCTGGACAGCGAACTGCGAGCCTACCGGGTGGTGCGGTACGACAGCGCCCGCGAGGAGGCCGCGATCGCCCAACAACGCCTGGATGCAGGCGAGCGATTGCCGTTACTCGGCGTACCGATCGCTATCAAGGACGATGTCGACGTCGCCGGCGAGGTGACGACGTACGGCAGCGGTGGGCATGGCCCCGCCGCGAGCTCCGATGCGGAATTGGTCCGCCGGCTGCGCACGGCGGGCGCTGTCATCATCGGCAAAACCAATACGCCCGAGCTGATGATGATGCCCTACACCGAGTCGCTGACCTTTGGTGCGACCCGCAACCCATGGAACCCGTCGCGCACTCCGGGCGGCAGCAGCGGTGGCAGTGCCGCCGCAGTTGCCGCGGGATTGGCCCCGGCGGCGTTCGGATCCGACGGTGGCGGGTCGATTCGCATTCCGTCGACCTGGTGTGGCCTATTCGGGCTGAAGCCGCAACGCGCTCGGATCTCGTTGGAGCCACACGACGACGCGTGGCACGGTCTGAGCGTCAACGGCCCGATCGCCCGGTCGGTGATGGATGCTGCGCTGCTTTTGGATGCAACAGCGGGGGAGGGGCCGGGCGGCGGTTCTGCGGGCGGGTTCGTCGACGCCGCCGCGCATGAGCCCCGCCGCCTGCGAATAGCGTTGAGCACCAGAAATCCGACGCCATTTCCGGTCCGGGTGGGCGCGGCCGAGCTGGCCGCGGTCGAACAGGCGGGTGCGTTGTTGCGCGACCTTGGCCACGACGTCATACTTCGCGACCCCGAATATCCGGTCTCCCTCTACGCCAACTATCTGCCCCGCTATCTACGGGGCATCAGTGACGACGCGGACGCGCTGGCCCACCCCGAACGCCTCGAAGCACGCACCCGTGGCATCGCTCGGATGGGTTCGTTTTTCTCCGACCGCCGGATGGCGGCCCTGCGCGCCGCCGAGGTCGGGTTGAGCAAGCGGATCCAGTCGATCTTTGACGAGGTCGACGTGCTGGTCACGCCTGGCACCGCGACCGGTCCGTCCCGGATTGGTGCCTATCAGCGCCGTGGTGCGATATCCACGCTGCTGCTGGTTGGGCAGCGGGTCCCGTTCTTCCAGGTGTGGAATCTGACCGGACAGCCCGCCGCCGTGGTGCCGTGGGATTTCGATGGCCACGCCATGCCGATGTCGGTGCAACTGGTCGGCCGGCCGTACGACGAGGCGACGCTGTTGTCGCTGAGCGCGCAGATCGAGGCCGCCAGGCCGTGGGCCCACCGGCGACCACCCGTGTCCTGA
- a CDS encoding LLM class flavin-dependent oxidoreductase, with product MRLSVLDLVPVRTDQSTRDALAATVLLARTADDLGYTRYWVAEHHNMPSVGATSPPVLIAYLAAQTSQLRLGSGGVMLPNHAPLAVAEQFALLEAAAPGRIDLGIGRAPGSDPVASYALRGGRPAAEQDRDIENFPDYLDDVVALMSARGVRVPLRSGDYILKATPAAITEPRLWLLGSSMYSAQLAAAKGLPYVFAHHFSGRGTEEALDLYRSRFVPSGLAAEPVTFLTVNAAVAETPDEATALILPNLQMMARLRTGQPLGPVQLVEDAQREQLTAEQQRIVAAGLQRAVVGSPQEAAEQVRALGERFGVDEVMVHPVASAHRGTDPATAPARVATLELLAKELL from the coding sequence GTGCGTCTCTCCGTCCTCGATCTCGTCCCGGTACGCACCGATCAGTCGACCAGGGATGCGCTGGCGGCCACCGTGCTGCTGGCGCGAACGGCCGACGACCTGGGCTATACGCGGTACTGGGTTGCCGAACACCACAACATGCCATCGGTGGGAGCCACCAGCCCGCCGGTGTTGATCGCCTATCTGGCCGCGCAAACCTCGCAATTGCGGCTGGGCTCGGGCGGTGTCATGTTGCCCAACCACGCACCCCTGGCGGTGGCCGAGCAGTTCGCATTGTTGGAAGCGGCCGCGCCCGGCCGCATCGATCTGGGTATCGGTCGCGCGCCCGGATCGGATCCGGTCGCCTCGTATGCCCTGCGCGGCGGCCGCCCGGCGGCTGAGCAGGACCGCGATATCGAAAATTTCCCCGATTATCTGGACGATGTGGTCGCGCTGATGAGTGCGCGGGGCGTTCGGGTACCCCTGCGCTCGGGTGACTACATCCTCAAGGCCACTCCGGCTGCGATCACCGAACCGCGGCTGTGGCTCTTGGGTTCGTCGATGTACTCGGCGCAGCTGGCCGCCGCCAAAGGGTTGCCGTACGTGTTCGCCCATCACTTCTCCGGCAGGGGGACCGAAGAGGCGCTCGACTTGTACCGATCCCGGTTCGTGCCCAGTGGCCTAGCCGCCGAGCCGGTGACGTTTTTGACCGTCAATGCCGCGGTGGCCGAAACACCAGACGAGGCAACGGCATTGATATTGCCCAACCTGCAGATGATGGCCCGACTGCGGACGGGCCAGCCGCTGGGGCCGGTGCAGCTGGTAGAAGACGCCCAGCGGGAGCAGCTCACTGCCGAGCAGCAGCGCATCGTGGCGGCCGGGTTGCAGCGGGCCGTGGTCGGTTCACCGCAGGAGGCGGCCGAGCAAGTGCGCGCGCTTGGCGAGCGGTTCGGCGTGGACGAGGTCATGGTGCACCCGGTGGCGTCGGCGCATCGCGGCACCGATCCGGCTACCGCGCCCGCCCGGGTGGCCACGCTGGAGCTGTTGGCCAAGGAGTTGTTGTAG
- a CDS encoding HIT family protein — protein MSCVFCAIVAGDAPAVRIYEDDHYLAILDIRPFTHGHTLVLPKQHTVDLTDTPPQTLADMVTIGQRIAKAARTTKLADATNIAVNDGSAAFQTVFHIHLHVIPRRTGDKLTLAVGMLLRRDADREATGQILREALARIDANQSD, from the coding sequence ATGTCCTGTGTGTTCTGCGCGATCGTGGCCGGGGACGCCCCGGCCGTTCGGATCTACGAAGACGACCACTACCTGGCCATCCTCGACATCCGCCCGTTCACCCACGGCCATACGCTGGTGCTGCCCAAACAGCACACCGTGGACCTCACCGACACTCCGCCGCAGACATTGGCCGACATGGTCACCATCGGTCAGCGGATCGCAAAGGCCGCCCGGACGACCAAGTTGGCCGACGCGACCAACATCGCCGTCAACGACGGTAGCGCCGCGTTCCAGACCGTATTTCACATCCACCTGCACGTGATACCGCGGCGCACCGGTGACAAGCTGACGCTGGCTGTGGGAATGCTGCTGCGCCGCGACGCGGACCGCGAAGCCACCGGACAGATTCTGCGGGAGGCGTTGGCCCGCATCGATGCCAATCAGTCAGACTGA
- a CDS encoding adenylate cyclase regulatory domain-containing protein — protein sequence MKRVPEPDEPNVDDLLEGLEGAARTERAELIEWLLEQGVSLAEIRATNPPLLLASRHLIGDDGTYISTRAISETYGIDLELLQRVQRAVGLARVDDPDAAVHMRADGEAAAYAQRFVELGLDPDQIVLVVRVLAEGLSHAAEVMRYAALSAIMRPGVSELQIAQASKLLVGKIAPMLGPMIQEMLFMHLRHMMETEAVNAGERAAGKPLPGARRVTVAFADLVGFTKLGEVVSAEELGHLAGRLADLARDLTVPPVRFIKTIGDAVMLVCPDPAPLLDTVLKLVETVDTDDSFPRLRAGVASGMAVSRAGDWFGSPVNAASRVTGVARPGAVLVTDSVRAALDETVAGAAFECSFAGARRLKGIKNDAKLFRVRRS from the coding sequence GTGAAGCGGGTGCCCGAGCCGGATGAGCCAAATGTCGACGATCTACTCGAGGGGCTCGAGGGCGCCGCGCGCACGGAACGCGCTGAGCTCATCGAGTGGTTGCTCGAGCAGGGCGTCAGCCTAGCCGAAATCCGGGCGACCAACCCGCCCCTGCTGCTGGCCAGCCGCCATCTGATCGGTGATGACGGCACCTACATATCCACCCGCGCGATCAGTGAAACGTACGGCATTGACCTGGAGTTGCTGCAACGGGTACAGCGGGCCGTCGGTTTGGCCAGAGTGGATGACCCGGATGCCGCTGTCCACATGCGCGCCGACGGCGAGGCCGCCGCGTACGCACAGCGGTTTGTCGAGCTGGGGCTGGATCCCGATCAGATCGTGCTGGTAGTGCGGGTGCTCGCCGAGGGTTTGTCACACGCTGCCGAGGTGATGCGGTACGCGGCGCTGTCGGCGATCATGCGGCCGGGAGTCTCGGAGCTACAGATCGCGCAGGCCTCGAAGCTGTTGGTTGGCAAGATCGCTCCGATGCTCGGTCCGATGATCCAAGAAATGTTGTTCATGCACTTGCGCCACATGATGGAAACCGAGGCCGTCAACGCCGGGGAGCGAGCCGCCGGCAAGCCCTTGCCCGGCGCCCGCCGGGTCACGGTTGCTTTTGCCGATCTCGTCGGCTTCACCAAGCTGGGTGAGGTGGTATCGGCCGAGGAGTTGGGGCATCTTGCGGGACGGCTGGCGGACCTGGCTCGGGACCTGACGGTGCCGCCGGTGCGCTTCATCAAGACGATCGGTGATGCGGTGATGCTGGTCTGTCCGGATCCGGCGCCCCTGCTGGATACGGTCCTGAAGCTGGTAGAGACCGTGGACACCGACGATTCCTTTCCCAGGCTTCGAGCCGGTGTTGCCTCCGGCATGGCGGTAAGCCGAGCCGGCGACTGGTTCGGTAGTCCGGTGAACGCGGCTAGCCGGGTTACCGGGGTGGCCAGACCTGGCGCGGTGTTGGTGACGGATTCGGTGCGAGCGGCCCTCGACGAGACGGTCGCAGGCGCCGCATTCGAGTGTTCCTTCGCCGGTGCCCGGCGCCTGAAGGGCATCAAGAATGACGCCAAGCTGTTTCGGGTCCGCCGAAGTTAG